The following proteins are co-located in the Alcaligenes faecalis genome:
- the murJ gene encoding lipid II flippase MurJ, which produces MIWAGLKARLSSLHDDHRRIALGAMRVAFFLLLGKAAGAFKEMAVAYRYGVSDVVDAYQFTMVMANWLPVTIVGSMSVVLIPVLVRLHRLEPAARRRFLGELKAWCIVLGCVLGALIWIGWPWVLQWTGQGLSPAVHEMSRELLFAFAPAAVLTLMIGLSAARLRAHERHINTLLESVPAFVILIWVLAAGGNAGIGPLLWGTLLGMTVQAVWLMILASRADQIWARPTISLRAEQWPDLLKAASIMLVGQVAMSFVGPIDQYTAANLGANANATLGYATRLLALVLGVGAASVGRAALPVLADIQSRGDNARARSMALKWSVMMLLAGGVAAAIGVLLAPWGVALLFERGAFTAQDTATVAQVFSWGLVQLPFYFGVLILVQLLASQNRYKSMAIIAVINFLVKAALNPILAARMGPSGIMLATSLMYAASFTCYFILALRPASAFASGSQE; this is translated from the coding sequence TTGATTTGGGCCGGCCTGAAAGCACGTCTGTCTAGTCTGCATGACGACCACCGTCGCATCGCCCTGGGGGCGATGCGGGTGGCGTTTTTCCTATTGCTGGGCAAGGCAGCGGGCGCTTTCAAAGAAATGGCGGTGGCGTATCGCTACGGTGTAAGCGATGTCGTCGATGCCTATCAGTTCACAATGGTCATGGCCAACTGGCTGCCGGTGACAATTGTTGGCTCCATGTCTGTGGTGCTGATTCCCGTTCTGGTGCGCTTGCATCGTCTGGAACCGGCGGCACGCCGCCGTTTTCTGGGGGAACTCAAGGCCTGGTGCATTGTGCTGGGCTGCGTGCTGGGGGCCTTGATCTGGATTGGCTGGCCTTGGGTGCTGCAGTGGACCGGACAAGGTTTAAGTCCTGCTGTTCACGAAATGAGCCGGGAGCTGTTGTTTGCCTTTGCGCCTGCGGCAGTTCTGACGCTGATGATTGGCCTGAGTGCCGCGCGCTTGCGGGCACATGAGCGGCATATCAATACTCTGCTGGAAAGTGTCCCCGCCTTTGTCATCCTGATCTGGGTGCTGGCCGCAGGCGGAAATGCGGGCATCGGCCCCTTGCTCTGGGGCACCTTGCTGGGCATGACGGTCCAGGCCGTGTGGTTGATGATTCTGGCCTCGCGGGCCGATCAGATCTGGGCTCGCCCTACGATCAGCCTGCGCGCGGAGCAATGGCCGGATTTGCTCAAGGCCGCCAGCATCATGCTGGTGGGGCAGGTTGCCATGAGCTTTGTCGGCCCTATTGACCAATATACGGCGGCCAATCTGGGTGCCAATGCCAATGCGACCCTGGGCTACGCCACTCGTTTGCTGGCCCTGGTGTTAGGGGTGGGTGCTGCTTCTGTAGGCCGTGCTGCTTTGCCTGTGCTGGCTGATATTCAAAGCCGAGGTGATAACGCCCGTGCTCGCTCCATGGCCTTGAAGTGGTCGGTCATGATGTTGCTGGCCGGTGGGGTAGCTGCCGCGATCGGTGTTCTGTTGGCGCCTTGGGGTGTGGCACTGCTGTTTGAGCGTGGTGCATTTACGGCGCAGGATACGGCCACGGTCGCCCAGGTGTTTAGCTGGGGGTTGGTGCAACTGCCCTTTTATTTTGGGGTGTTGATTCTGGTGCAGTTGCTGGCCAGTCAGAACCGTTATAAATCCATGGCAATTATTGCCGTGATCAATTTTTTGGTGAAAGCGGCCTTGAACCCGATTCTGGCGGCACGCATGGGCCCGTCAGGCATCATGCTGGCGACCAGCTTGATGTAT